From Prosthecobacter sp., the proteins below share one genomic window:
- a CDS encoding DUF1501 domain-containing protein, with the protein MRRDFLKLCSLAGLGVAVPRTLRAADKETPPYEGPYYVVFNASGGWDTTYLMDPKGINEINRLYKEGDILTHGAHKFAPTEKTKDGGMSNEEFYAEFGKELLAVNGLDYSVNNHSPGARYMATGKLDSLAYPTFAALVAACKGPDCPLSYLTFGNYSNTGNLVAMSRVPYLPSLKKVALADHVEGNERSPYHEGFVMDRIEQALAKQHESVGAQPQLPRLERAENMLYAAQVSSKALQRVVPHIPASVPKERMSQQAEIALASFKAGVCVSANLTIGQFDSHANNDRDQMKLIPEFLAGIAYFIRRAEELKLREKLVVIIQSEMGRTPDYNKGNGKDHWSIGSALFLGPGIKGNRVIGATDEKQMCKTISVQNLALDEKGIRMRPEHIHEALRQLAGIDQHALAKKFPLGVKPGEMLKGLWV; encoded by the coding sequence ATGAGACGCGACTTTCTCAAACTCTGCTCGCTCGCCGGACTCGGCGTCGCCGTGCCGCGCACGCTACGCGCGGCTGACAAGGAGACGCCGCCCTATGAGGGGCCTTATTACGTCGTCTTCAATGCTTCCGGTGGCTGGGACACGACCTATCTGATGGACCCGAAGGGCATCAACGAGATCAACCGCCTCTATAAAGAAGGCGACATCCTCACACACGGCGCGCACAAGTTTGCGCCCACCGAGAAAACCAAGGACGGAGGCATGAGCAACGAGGAGTTCTATGCCGAGTTCGGCAAGGAGCTGCTCGCTGTGAATGGCCTAGACTACTCCGTGAACAATCACAGCCCCGGCGCGCGCTACATGGCCACGGGAAAGCTCGACAGCCTCGCATATCCGACCTTCGCCGCGCTCGTGGCGGCCTGCAAAGGCCCCGACTGCCCGCTTTCGTATCTCACCTTCGGCAACTACTCGAACACCGGCAATCTCGTCGCCATGTCGCGTGTGCCGTATCTGCCTTCGCTAAAAAAAGTGGCGCTCGCCGACCATGTCGAGGGCAATGAGCGCTCTCCGTATCACGAAGGGTTCGTCATGGACCGCATCGAGCAGGCGCTCGCGAAACAACATGAGTCCGTTGGCGCACAGCCGCAGCTTCCGCGCCTGGAACGCGCCGAAAACATGCTCTACGCCGCACAGGTGAGTTCAAAGGCGCTCCAGCGTGTCGTGCCGCACATCCCGGCCTCGGTTCCCAAGGAACGCATGTCGCAGCAGGCCGAGATCGCACTCGCATCCTTCAAAGCGGGCGTGTGCGTGAGCGCAAACCTCACCATCGGCCAGTTCGACAGCCACGCGAACAACGACCGCGACCAGATGAAGCTCATCCCTGAATTCCTCGCCGGCATCGCCTACTTCATTCGCCGTGCCGAGGAACTCAAGCTTCGTGAGAAACTCGTCGTCATCATCCAGAGCGAGATGGGCCGCACACCCGACTACAACAAGGGCAACGGCAAGGACCACTGGAGCATCGGCAGCGCGCTCTTTCTCGGTCCCGGCATCAAAGGCAACCGTGTCATTGGCGCCACGGACGAAAAGCAGATGTGCAAAACCATCAGCGTCCAGAACCTCGCGCTCGATGAAAAAGGCATCCGCATGCGCCCCGAGCACATTCACGAGGCCCTGCGCCAGCTCGCGGGCATCGACCAGCACGCGCTGGCGAAGAAGTTCCCGCTCGGCGTGAAGCCAGGCGAGATGTTGAAGGGTCTGTGGGTTTAA
- a CDS encoding PSD1 and planctomycete cytochrome C domain-containing protein, with the protein MKLTPAVFLCSLAVTARGADAVLTFEKDVRPILKTHCTHCHGEEEKPKGKLDLRLRRFMDQVVVAGEPAKSKLVEMIRSGEMPEKGKPLAEAELAVIEKWIAQGAKTAKAEPLALAPGPIISDEDRGYWAFQPIQKPAAPKNVEAQKMRTPVDAFVLAKMGEKGLQMAPEADRRTLIRRVTLDLTGLLPTPEEVEAFVADQSPLAYEQLVERLLASKNYGERWARHWLDVVGYADSNGFSEADSVRPHAWRYRDYVIRSMNEDKPWSEFIQEQVAGDELASATHGDYQQAVLDPKRTDQLIATAFLRMAPDGTGDGPEDPKLAANQTIAEQIKITTSSLMGMTVACAQCHDHRYDPITQADYYRLRAVFDPAYHWQAWRTPANRLYSLYSPQERAKAAEIEVKAKEIEAEARAMSKKFLDEIFEVEIKKVPEAEQAAFRVARDTPVAKQTPEQKALIKKYPSALATYSLDLYDKKKQDIVNAKMAEATTLRTTKPAEGFVMALMEVKQKPQASHLFNRGDHEQPKQLVEPGELGILAQPQIEPFKPVPVSSGSSGRRLAYAQWLTSGKHPLVARVLVNRFWLNHMGRGIVNTPGDFGRQGELPTHPELLDYLADEFVKSGWKLKSLHRLILLSSTYRQSSVNDASLRADPENRFYARFKMRRLDAETLRDSMLATTGTLVQASYGPPSGIGRDPQGRVITGIDKGTITTHKVDPAGADDFRRSIYVQVRRSKPVTVLDTFDAPTMSPNCEMRSQTTVAPQSLLLMNDTFVLDSSRRLADRVTAEAPHDRAKQLQRVWSLLYSKPATDADITKCLSYLDEQTKALTQYHHDIQHAKGVVPNPPQEAMASLCQILCSSNRFLYVE; encoded by the coding sequence ATGAAGCTGACGCCTGCTGTTTTCCTTTGTTCCCTCGCCGTGACTGCTCGCGGCGCGGATGCCGTGCTCACGTTTGAAAAAGACGTGCGCCCGATCTTGAAGACGCATTGCACGCATTGCCATGGCGAGGAGGAGAAGCCGAAGGGCAAGCTCGATCTGCGTTTGCGGCGGTTCATGGATCAAGTGGTCGTCGCGGGTGAACCGGCGAAGAGCAAGCTCGTCGAGATGATCCGGTCCGGCGAGATGCCGGAGAAGGGAAAACCGCTCGCGGAAGCGGAACTGGCCGTGATTGAGAAGTGGATCGCTCAAGGTGCGAAGACAGCAAAAGCTGAACCGCTCGCGCTGGCACCGGGACCGATCATTTCGGATGAGGATCGCGGGTATTGGGCCTTCCAGCCGATCCAGAAGCCTGCGGCGCCGAAGAATGTGGAGGCGCAGAAAATGCGCACGCCGGTGGATGCATTCGTTCTAGCAAAGATGGGTGAAAAAGGTCTGCAAATGGCCCCGGAGGCCGATCGCAGGACGTTGATCCGCCGTGTGACACTCGATCTGACCGGCCTGCTGCCGACGCCGGAGGAAGTGGAGGCATTTGTAGCTGACCAATCGCCGCTGGCTTACGAGCAGCTTGTCGAGCGCCTGCTGGCCTCGAAAAACTACGGCGAGCGCTGGGCGCGGCATTGGCTGGATGTGGTGGGTTACGCGGACTCGAACGGCTTCTCCGAGGCCGACAGCGTGCGGCCTCATGCGTGGCGGTATCGCGACTATGTGATCCGCTCAATGAATGAGGACAAGCCGTGGAGCGAGTTCATCCAGGAGCAGGTCGCGGGTGATGAACTCGCCAGCGCGACGCATGGCGACTATCAGCAGGCCGTGCTTGATCCGAAGCGCACCGATCAACTCATCGCCACTGCCTTCCTACGCATGGCTCCCGATGGCACGGGCGATGGGCCGGAAGATCCGAAGCTCGCGGCGAATCAAACCATCGCGGAGCAGATCAAGATCACGACCTCGTCGCTCATGGGCATGACCGTGGCCTGCGCGCAGTGCCATGATCATCGCTACGATCCGATCACCCAGGCCGACTACTACCGCCTGCGTGCTGTCTTTGATCCTGCCTATCATTGGCAGGCCTGGCGCACTCCGGCGAATCGCCTGTATTCACTCTACTCACCGCAGGAACGTGCGAAAGCCGCTGAGATCGAAGTGAAGGCCAAGGAGATCGAAGCGGAAGCACGCGCGATGTCGAAGAAGTTCCTCGACGAGATCTTCGAGGTCGAGATCAAGAAGGTGCCGGAGGCCGAGCAGGCTGCGTTCCGTGTCGCCCGCGACACGCCGGTAGCCAAACAGACGCCAGAACAAAAAGCGCTCATCAAGAAGTATCCCTCCGCGCTCGCCACCTATTCGCTGGATCTCTACGACAAGAAGAAACAGGACATCGTGAACGCGAAGATGGCCGAGGCCACGACGCTGCGCACGACGAAGCCTGCGGAAGGATTTGTCATGGCTCTTATGGAGGTGAAGCAGAAGCCGCAGGCCTCGCATCTCTTCAACCGCGGCGACCACGAGCAGCCAAAGCAGCTTGTCGAGCCTGGCGAGCTGGGAATCCTCGCTCAACCGCAGATCGAGCCCTTTAAACCTGTGCCGGTGAGCAGCGGCTCAAGCGGTCGTCGTCTTGCGTATGCGCAATGGCTCACAAGCGGCAAGCATCCGCTCGTGGCACGAGTTTTGGTGAACCGCTTCTGGCTCAATCACATGGGACGCGGCATCGTGAACACGCCCGGCGATTTCGGCCGCCAAGGCGAACTGCCCACGCATCCCGAACTGCTCGACTACCTCGCCGATGAGTTCGTGAAGAGCGGCTGGAAACTCAAATCGCTGCATCGTCTCATCTTGCTCAGCAGCACCTATCGCCAGTCTTCCGTGAATGACGCCTCGTTGCGTGCCGATCCCGAAAACCGGTTCTATGCCCGCTTCAAAATGCGCCGACTCGATGCCGAGACGTTGCGCGATTCCATGCTCGCCACCACCGGCACGCTCGTGCAGGCCAGCTACGGCCCGCCCAGCGGCATCGGTCGCGATCCGCAGGGCCGCGTGATCACCGGCATCGACAAAGGCACCATCACCACGCACAAGGTCGATCCCGCCGGTGCGGATGATTTCCGCCGCTCGATTTATGTGCAGGTGCGCCGCAGCAAGCCCGTGACCGTGCTCGACACCTTCGACGCTCCGACGATGAGCCCAAACTGCGAGATGCGCAGCCAGACCACCGTCGCGCCGCAGTCGCTTTTGCTCATGAACGACACCTTCGTGCTCGACAGCTCGCGTCGTCTTGCTGATCGCGTCACCGCCGAAGCCCCGCACGACCGCGCGAAGCAGCTCCAGCGCGTCTGGAGCCTGCTTTACAGCAAGCCCGCCACCGACGCCGACATCACGAAGTGTCTCAGCTACCTCGACGAGCAAACCAAGGCGCTCACGCAATATCACCACGACATCCAGCACGCGAAAGGCGTCGTCCCGAATCCACCGCAGGAGGCCATGGCCAGCCTGTGCCAGATCCTTTGCAGCTCGAACCGTTTCCTCTACGTCGAATGA
- a CDS encoding YhcH/YjgK/YiaL family protein yields MILDTLDHAARYESLNSRFAKAFAFLRTVDGTQALGRHDLDGDLCFALVQTYETKPLEKAKFEAHRKYIDVQFIFSGQETILWAPLASMQEETMAYSEEKEAALWKLTPDFTPLHVSAGHFAILWPQDAHAPCVEWEKPEQVFKVVVKVAVQ; encoded by the coding sequence ATGATCCTCGACACTCTAGACCACGCCGCCCGCTATGAATCGCTGAACTCCCGTTTCGCGAAAGCCTTTGCCTTCCTCCGCACCGTCGATGGCACGCAGGCGTTGGGGCGGCATGATCTGGATGGTGATTTATGCTTTGCCTTGGTGCAGACGTATGAGACGAAGCCGTTGGAGAAGGCCAAGTTCGAGGCGCATCGCAAATACATCGACGTGCAGTTCATCTTCAGCGGTCAAGAAACCATCCTGTGGGCGCCGCTGGCGTCGATGCAGGAGGAGACGATGGCTTACTCCGAGGAAAAGGAGGCGGCGCTGTGGAAGCTGACGCCGGATTTCACGCCGCTGCACGTCAGCGCGGGTCATTTCGCGATTCTCTGGCCGCAGGATGCGCATGCCCCGTGCGTGGAGTGGGAGAAGCCGGAGCAGGTATTCAAGGTGGTGGTGAAGGTCGCGGTGCAGTGA
- a CDS encoding DUF3592 domain-containing protein, whose protein sequence is MNAFMGYAVFCFFGWLIFRDRRRLMDAWRSRNWQPTKAIVTALKDQVFELDSCGQYSSYVGRHSARFYTFQYCVNGVVHETDCFSFDGPLYTWNRRIVHEHPRLEVGDETVIYFDPADPRRAVILRGFSFNTLIVPLICLYALGWAVWHTI, encoded by the coding sequence ATGAATGCCTTCATGGGATATGCCGTGTTTTGCTTCTTTGGCTGGCTCATTTTTCGTGACCGTCGGCGACTGATGGATGCCTGGCGCTCACGAAACTGGCAGCCTACCAAGGCAATCGTCACGGCGCTCAAAGATCAGGTGTTTGAACTGGACAGTTGTGGCCAGTATTCATCTTATGTAGGCCGCCACTCAGCAAGGTTTTATACGTTCCAATACTGCGTAAATGGTGTTGTTCATGAAACCGATTGCTTCTCTTTCGACGGACCTCTGTACACATGGAATAGGCGCATTGTCCACGAGCATCCTCGTCTTGAGGTTGGTGATGAGACGGTCATTTACTTTGATCCTGCCGATCCTAGGCGTGCAGTCATCCTGCGCGGCTTCTCATTTAACACCTTGATTGTGCCTCTCATTTGTCTCTACGCGCTTGGCTGGGCGGTGTGGCACACGATTTGA
- a CDS encoding DUF1501 domain-containing protein — protein MNRPQLCSRRHFLHANGFGLGTVALASLLERDGLLAAPVKPESFGEIRYDLTPKKPHFEPRAKAMISLFMMGGPSQMDLFDPKPMLTKYHGQKFPGEIKYDNLAQASAKCFGSPWKFEKQGQCGMEISELLPNLSKVVDEITLIRSMTSGVSNHAQGLYAMNGGRITAGRPALGSWLTYGLGSETDELPAYMVLSHPGGLPTFQGEHFTNGWLPALFQGTLVRPTEPRILNLDPPASLAGAPQERQLALLKAFNEDHLSQHRGELDLQARISSYELAAKMQTAAKEALDISKEPDHVKILYGVDNPITKDYATRCIIARRLVERGVRYVQVLNAGQSWDQHGSLITALPKNCEATDQPSAALISDLKQRGLLDTTVVHWGGEMGRLPVLQNDAGREKWGRDHNTYGFSMWVAGGGFKKGYVHGETDEFGHKAVIDEVKHFDYHATLLKLFGLDHSKLTYKRNGLAASLTDNQGAKVVDQLIA, from the coding sequence ATGAACCGCCCCCAACTCTGCTCACGTCGTCATTTCCTTCACGCCAACGGGTTCGGTCTTGGCACCGTGGCGCTTGCCTCCTTGCTAGAGCGCGACGGCCTGCTCGCCGCGCCGGTGAAGCCGGAAAGCTTTGGCGAGATTCGCTACGATCTGACGCCGAAGAAGCCGCACTTTGAGCCACGCGCGAAGGCGATGATCTCGCTCTTCATGATGGGCGGGCCGTCGCAGATGGACCTCTTTGATCCGAAGCCGATGCTCACGAAGTATCACGGTCAGAAGTTCCCCGGTGAAATCAAATACGACAACCTCGCGCAGGCATCGGCGAAGTGCTTTGGCTCGCCATGGAAGTTCGAAAAACAGGGCCAGTGCGGCATGGAGATCAGCGAGCTGCTGCCAAACCTGAGCAAGGTGGTCGATGAGATCACGCTGATCCGCTCGATGACCTCCGGCGTGAGCAATCATGCGCAGGGCCTCTACGCGATGAACGGCGGACGCATCACCGCCGGTCGCCCCGCGCTCGGTTCGTGGCTGACGTATGGTCTCGGCAGCGAAACAGACGAACTGCCTGCCTACATGGTGCTCTCGCATCCCGGCGGCCTGCCAACTTTCCAGGGCGAGCATTTCACCAATGGCTGGCTGCCCGCGTTGTTCCAGGGCACACTCGTGCGGCCCACCGAGCCGCGTATTTTGAATCTCGATCCGCCTGCCTCACTTGCTGGTGCGCCGCAGGAACGGCAGCTCGCGTTGCTGAAGGCCTTCAATGAAGATCATCTCTCGCAGCATCGGGGCGAACTCGATCTGCAAGCGCGCATTTCCAGCTACGAACTCGCCGCCAAGATGCAGACCGCCGCGAAAGAGGCGCTCGACATTTCGAAAGAGCCGGATCACGTCAAAATACTCTACGGCGTCGATAATCCGATCACGAAGGACTACGCCACGCGCTGCATCATCGCGCGTCGTCTCGTCGAACGCGGCGTGCGCTATGTGCAGGTGCTGAATGCGGGCCAGTCTTGGGATCAGCACGGCTCGCTCATCACCGCGTTGCCGAAGAACTGTGAAGCGACCGACCAGCCTAGCGCCGCGCTCATCAGCGATCTCAAACAGCGCGGCTTGCTCGACACCACTGTCGTGCATTGGGGCGGCGAGATGGGACGACTGCCCGTGCTGCAAAACGACGCAGGCCGCGAGAAATGGGGCCGCGACCACAACACCTACGGCTTCAGCATGTGGGTGGCTGGTGGTGGCTTCAAGAAGGGCTATGTCCACGGCGAAACCGACGAATTTGGCCACAAGGCCGTCATCGACGAGGTGAAGCACTTCGATTATCACGCCACGCTGCTGAAACTCTTCGGTCTCGACCACAGCAAGCTCACCTACAAGCGCAACGGCCTCGCCGCCTCGCTCACCGACAATCAAGGTGCCAAGGTGGTGGATCAACTCATCGCATAA